Within the Burkholderia mayonis genome, the region ACAGCGCGACGTAATTCTCCTGCAGCGTCAGCAGATCGCGCTCGCCGAGATACGCGAGAAAGCGGGCGAGCCCCGCGCGCGCGTCTTTCGTCAGCCCTTTCGCGTCGCGCAAGCAGGCGTCGATCGCGGGCAGCGCGTCGACGAGCGCGTCGCCCGGATAATCGAGCAGCGCCGACAGCGCCGAATACACCGCGCCGCGCGGCTCGAGCGGTGCGTCGCTCATCCCCCCACCTCCTTGATCGGAATCGTCTTCTGGCTTTTTTTCATGCCGAAGAGACTCGTTTCCGACGTCCCGCCCGAGCAGCCGTTGCCGAACGAGAAGCCGCACGACGCGCGCAGATCGAATGCATCCTCCGCGTATTCGCGATGGGCCGTCGGGATCACGAAGCGATCCTCGTAGTTCGCGATCGCGAGATAGCGGTACATCTCGTCGACCTGCGCGATCGACAGGCCGCCCTGCTTCAGCACGCCCGGCGCATCGACGCGATCGACGTGCCGCGCGCGCATGAACGCGCGCATCGCGAGCAGACGTTCGAGCGCGAGCTTCACCGGCGCTTCGTCGCCCGCCGTCAGCAGGTTCGCGAGATAGCGCAGCGGTATCCGCAGCGATTCGACGTCCGGCAGATAGCCGTTCATCCCGAGCGCGCCGCTGTTCGCCGCCGCGTTGATCGGCGACAGCGGCGGCACGTACCAGACCATCGGCAGCGTGCGGTATTCCGGATGCAGCGGGAACGCGATCTTCCAGTCGATCGCCATCTTGTAGACGGGCGAGCGCTTCGCCGCGTCGAGCCACGCGGCGGGCACGCCGTCGCGCTCGGCCTGCGCGGCGATCGCGGGATCGTTCGGATCGAGAAAGAGCGCGAGCTGCGCTTCGTACAGATCCGTCTCGCGCTCGACGCTCGCCGCCTCGCCGATGCGGTCGGCGTCGTACAGCAGCACGCCGAGATAGCGGATGCGGCCGACGCAGGTCTCCGAGCAGACGGTCGGCTGGCCCGCCTCGATGCGCGGATAGCAGAAGATGCACTTCTCCGCCTTGCCGCTCTGCCAGTTGTAGTAGATCTTCTTGTATGGGCAGCCGGACACGCACATCCGCCAGCCGCGGCACTTGTCCTGGTCGATCAGCACGATCCCGTCTTCCTCGCGCTTGTAGATCGAGCCCGACGGGCACGCGGCGACGCATGCCGGATTCAGGCAATGCTCGCAAAGCCGCGGCAGGTACATCATGAACGTGTTCTCGAACTGGCCGTAGATGTCCTTCTGCACGTTGTCGAAGTTGTAATCCTTCGAACGCTTGTCGAACTCGCCGCCGAGAATCTCCTCCCAGTTCGGCCCCCACTCGATCTTCTCGAGCCGCTCGCCGCTCACGAGCGAGCGCGGGCGCGCGACGGGCATCGCCTTCGCGTCGCCCGCTTCCTGCAGATGCGCGTAGTCGAACGTGAACGGCTCGTAGTAGTCGTCGATCTCCGGCAGATGCGGATTCGCGAAGATCTGCGCGAGCAGCCGCCACTTGCCGCCGAGGCGCGGCTCGATCCTG harbors:
- the narH gene encoding nitrate reductase subunit beta → MKIRAQIAMVLNLDKCIGCHTCSVTCKNVWTSREGMEYAWFNNVETKPGIGYPKDWENQERWRGGWKRRADGRIEPRLGGKWRLLAQIFANPHLPEIDDYYEPFTFDYAHLQEAGDAKAMPVARPRSLVSGERLEKIEWGPNWEEILGGEFDKRSKDYNFDNVQKDIYGQFENTFMMYLPRLCEHCLNPACVAACPSGSIYKREEDGIVLIDQDKCRGWRMCVSGCPYKKIYYNWQSGKAEKCIFCYPRIEAGQPTVCSETCVGRIRYLGVLLYDADRIGEAASVERETDLYEAQLALFLDPNDPAIAAQAERDGVPAAWLDAAKRSPVYKMAIDWKIAFPLHPEYRTLPMVWYVPPLSPINAAANSGALGMNGYLPDVESLRIPLRYLANLLTAGDEAPVKLALERLLAMRAFMRARHVDRVDAPGVLKQGGLSIAQVDEMYRYLAIANYEDRFVIPTAHREYAEDAFDLRASCGFSFGNGCSGGTSETSLFGMKKSQKTIPIKEVGG